In one Lolium rigidum isolate FL_2022 chromosome 3, APGP_CSIRO_Lrig_0.1, whole genome shotgun sequence genomic region, the following are encoded:
- the LOC124698760 gene encoding uncharacterized protein Mb0911c, with amino-acid sequence MASKAVCPALAYLVVYVEDVLKSAEFYAAAFGYCVRRVEDSRKWAELDTGSTTIAFTPLHQRETDALTGEVQLPKSPRERGPVEICFDYADVDAAYRRAVENGAVPVSAPEQKKWGQKVGYVRDVDGIIVRMGSHVRE; translated from the exons ATGGCGTCGAAGGCGGTGTGTCCGGCGCTCGCGTACCTCGTGGTCTACGTCGAGGACGTGCTGAAGTCGGCCGAGTTCTACGCCGCCGCTTTCGGTTACTGCGTCCGCCGCGTCGAAGACTCTCGCAA GTGGGCGGAGCTGGACACCGGGTCGACCACCATTGCCTTCACACCGCTGCACCAGAGGGAGACGGACGCGCTCACCGGCGAGGTGCAGCTGCCCAAGTCGCCCCGCGAGCGTGGCCCCGTGGAGATCTGCTTCGACTACGCCGACGTGGACGCGGCGTACCGGAGGGCGGTGGAGAACGGGGCGGTGCCGGTGAGCGCGCCGGAGCAGAAGAAGTGGGGGCAGAAGGTCGGCTATGTCAGGGATGTTGACGGAATCATCGTGCGCATGGGAAGCCACGTCCGCGAGTAG